The Rhopalosiphum maidis isolate BTI-1 chromosome 1, ASM367621v3, whole genome shotgun sequence genome has a segment encoding these proteins:
- the LOC113550035 gene encoding LOW QUALITY PROTEIN: uncharacterized protein LOC113550035 (The sequence of the model RefSeq protein was modified relative to this genomic sequence to represent the inferred CDS: inserted 3 bases in 2 codons) produces the protein MAGYVEHLSDVMGTLSINNDHCNEFGLDENIRTQLKEIENDYESIFSWDIQQLTGVNKNLKFNXINKVREDLEMIIDKDNEYDLNRFYLQLIVSYELYICKSYKESYLEIEKIVKFMKTCEFDESNKQYSDAYYHIAQATYAYIALSLKIDSEKLLKNVKEIDCFNRAEQAAVCAVKASVFMEYSPKGNDIALKFADQARTLDSIEPEWILIWLNAKGRVRRYYEQFAMPDNDEMNAADICSKNTNARLLIQTSNVYMEAAFVNKLKNNREESNKYYKLSYDITKKSVELLAKDDIRQLFLCLMICIDYPKELSSKSMMDNLIEKLINVKNRLVDQVLGKYYFKIEKDYKKAKMYLSRGITAGNFSSSWQLVKLECLLQSVDKFPFVQKLNMMYDVFPCPNRRLIILSQILMYYNYCEYNPKEMIRYLKMYIDQDIEDTFKKRHLIFTYPLFKINGFRPNQFLNVLSIKINELVNNNKWSLEERKIIDDIFDRFNKXLYDNRFNDDNKTTSHSKNDTKMYPNNKRKNESWRKQKVDLSSQNEFNNIHQRQFASKYVNQKKSFEKHGGQVIEPSTNQHKEIYNSFEIAVKPPTESLKSLNYSDSIETELNKFDNRYGDSKLSWRNQQNIYQNQKSFETIHNHEVNSKRSQGYKNEYLKNQEAKNPTREFGGYMT, from the exons ATGGCTGGATATGTTGAACACTTGTCTGATGTGATGGGCACTTTGTCAATCAACAATGACCACTGTAATGAATTTGGATTGGATGAAAATATTCGGACACAGTTAAAGGAAATAGAAAATGATTATGAAAGCATTTTTTCGTGGGACATCCAACAATTAACAGGAGTTAATAAAAACCTTAAGTTTA TCATTAATAAGGTTCGAGAAGATTTAGAAATGATCATAGACAAAGACAATGAATACgatttaaatag attttatttacaactaaTAGTTAGTTATGAACTTTACATTTGTAAAAGTTATAAGGAATCATATttggaaattgaaaaaattgttaaatttatgaaaacatgTGAATTTGATGAGTCAAATAAACAGTACTCTGATGCTTACTATCATATTGCTCAAGCCACCTATGCCTATATTGcattatcattgaaaattgaTTCAGAAAAg ttattaaagaaTGTTAAAGAGATCGATTGTTTTAATCGAGCGGAGCAAGCTGCAGTTTGTGCGGTTAAAGCTAGTGTTTTTATGGAGTATTCGCCCAAAGGAAACGATATAGCTTTAAAATTTGCTGATCAAGCTAGAACCCTTGATTCTATTGAACCTGAATGGATACTAATTTGGCTAAACGCTAAAGGACGAGTTAGACGTTATTACGAACAATTTGCTATGCCAGACAATGATGAAATGAATGCTGCAGATATATGCTCTAAAAATACTAATGCTCGACTTTTAATTCAAACTTCTAACGTATACATGGAAGCAgcatttgttaataaattaaaaaataaccgaGAAgaatcaaacaaatattataagcttTCTTATGATATTACTAA AAAATCAGTTGAATTATTAGCCAAAGATGATATACGACAGCTCTTTCTATGTTTAATGATATGTATTGATTATCCTAAAGagttatcgtcaaaatctatGATGgacaatttaattgaaaaactgataaatgtaaaaaatagacTCGTGGATCAAGTTttaggaaaatattattttaaaattgaaaag gattataaaaaagcaaaaatgtATCTATCTCGTGGAATTACTGCTGGTAATTTTAGTAGTTCATGGCAGTTAGTAAAATTAGAATGTTTATTACAATCTGTCGATAAATTTCCTTTTgtccaaaaattaaacatgatGTATGATGTTTTTCCATGTCCAAATAGGcggcttattattttatcacaaatTTTGATGTATTACAATTACTGTGAATATAATCCTAAAGAAATGATACgctacttaaaaatgtacattgacCAAGACATTGAAGATACATTCAAAAAACGTCATTTAATT tTTACTTATCCATTGTTTAAGATAAATGGATTCAGACCCAATCAATTTCTGAATGTcctatctataaaaattaatgaattagtGAACAATAATAAGTGGAGTTTAGAAGAAAGAAAGATAATAGACGATATATTTGATCGGttcaataa tttgtatgataatcgttttaatgatgataataaaactACTTCCCACAGTAAAAATGATACCAAAATGTAtcctaataataaaagaaaaaatgaatcTTGGCGAAAACAGAAGGTTGATTTGTCATCACAAAatgagtttaataatattcatcaacGCCAATTTGcttcaaaatatgttaatcaAAAGAAGTCTTTTGAAAAACACGGTGGTCAGGTTATAGAACCATCAACAAATCAACAcaaagaaatttataatagttttgaaatagCTGTAAAACCCCCTACTGAGTCATTGAAGAGTTTAAACTATTCAGATAGTATTGAGACAGAGCTTAATAAGTTTGATAACAGATATGGTGATTCTAAACTAAGTTGGCGAAATcagcaaaatatttatcaaaatcaaaagagCTTCGAAACAATTCACAACCATGAAGTTAATTCTAAACGCTCTCAAGgatataaaaacgaatatcTGAAAAATCAAGAAGCTAAAAACCCAACACGTGAATTTGGCGGCTATATGACATAA
- the LOC113550034 gene encoding E3 SUMO-protein ligase KIAA1586-like, producing the protein MPNEDNFVSDSQIDNQIQDVWDTSKIWPALWTKEQVIEFQKKNSWLSSKNGKLGCNNCIQAKNSINFQKSNIDSKVRISSEWVGFEIIAAGCNRTNQLASLRNKIKQHSESKAHVLAENILKKSSDKVLDKMFERISEVEIDSNTRLFRTVYCLAKNHRPFKQFEELVQLQQINGLDMGSSLHSRITATRMVNVIAKEMRKRLILRLIQSNSKFTIMIDESTTLSTKCTLILYISSYFDVESPVVAFLDLIDLDRQDAETIEKSIWLSLECNGISTSFALNNWIAFASDGASVMTGKKAGVATKLREKIPNLFTWHCLCHRLELSVHDVIKDCTGVSRFQSLMDKLYAYYHQSPKNSMGLDKSCVEVGIEMKKIGRVLNVRWSASSFRTIKAIWNNYPGIYLHVSKTHDVTSNGIKKKLESSSFLEELGLFYDVLSELAMLSCILQSRKTTLMRAQSEINRTIRILESLKAEPGEKEKEIIEAIQKGINKGVNITMTKSGGINRLQFLQNLVDRMRQRLFDDSKNKTMLEDIQVIDEVFKVAINDAKGEDEVKRVSRTLGFSEFESVVDFRSRNVFSSFMKALNILPTSTADCERGFSDMNLTITDLRTSLNIENVSDLMFISINGPSIADFNPRPYIKIWLRDHRSAVSTPRGKERKEIDDENKMQKLFFNNLFN; encoded by the exons ATGCCCAATGAAGATAATTTTGTTAGTGATAGTCAAATCGATAATCAAATACAAGATGTATGGGATACTTCCAAAATTTGGCCTGCATTATGGACAAAAGAACAGGTAATAGAGTTTCAAAAGAAAAACTCATGGTTAAGTAGCAAAAATGGGAAACTAGGATGTAATAATTGCATTCAAGCTAAAAATAgtatcaattttcaaaaatctaacATCGATAGCAAAGTTCGAATTTCTTCTGAGTGGGTAGGCTTTGAAATCATAGCTGCTGGGTGTAATCGTACAAATCAACTGGCttcattaagaaataaaattaaacaacattCAGAAAGCAAAGCTCATGTGTTAGCTGaaaacatattgaaaaaaagcTCAGACAAAgtattagataaaatgttcGAACGTATATCTGAAGTAGAGATTGATTCCAATACGCGACTTTTTAGAACTGTATATTGCTTGGCAAAAAATCACCGTCCCTTTAAACAGTTTGAAGAACTTGTTCAATTACAACAAATCAATGGATTGGACATGGGATCTTCCTTACATAGCAGAATAACTGCCACTCGAATGGTAAACGTCATTGCAAAGGAGATGCGCAAACGACTTATTTTACGCCTTATACAGTCGAATTCGAAATTTACCATAATGATTGACGAATCAACAACGCTGAGTACCAAATGTAcactaattttgtatatttcatcatattttgaCGTAGAATCGCCGGTTGTAGCATTCTTAGACCTGATTGACTTAGATAGACAAGATGCTGAAACTATCGAAAAATCTATTTGGTTAAGTTTAGAATGTAATGGGATATCAACATCGTTTGCATTAAACAACTGGATTGCTTTTGCCAGTGACGGAGCAAGTGTAATGACGGGTAAGAAAGCTGGAGTTGCTACTAAACTACGCGAAAAAATTCCGAATCTATTTACCTGGCATTGTTTATGTCATCGCCTCGAACTCTCAGTACATGACgtaataaaagattgtactgGAGTCTCTCGTTTCCAAAGTCTAATGGACAAACTCTACGCTTACTATCATCAAAgtcctaaaaattcaatgggTTTAGATAAATCTTGTGTTGAAGTAggcattgaaatgaaaaaaataggtcGTGTTTTGAATGTACGCTGGTCTGCAAGCAGTTTTCGAACTATAAAAGCCATATGGAATAATTATCCGggaatatatttacatgttaGTAAAACACATGATGTGACATCAAatggcataaaaaaaaaattagaatcctCTTCTTTTTTGGAGGAACTTGGACTTTTTTACGATGTTCTTTCTGAGCTTGCAATGTTATCTTGTATATTACAGTCCAGAAAAACAACTCTAATGCGTGCCCAGTCGGAGATAAATAGAACGATTAGAATTTTAGAAAGTCTGAAAGCTGAACCTGGGGAAAAAGAAAAGGAAATTATAGAAGCTATTCAGAAAGGAATTAACAAAGGTGTCAATATTACAATGACAAAATCAGGAGGGATTAACAGGTTACaatttttgcaaaatttaGTAGACAGAATGCGTCAACGCTTATTTGAtgactcaaaaaataaaacaatgctaGAAGACATTCag gtaattgATGAAGTGTTCAAAGTAGCAATTAATGATGCAAAGGGAGAAGATGAAGTTAAAAGAGTATCACGGACATTAGGTTTTTCTGAATTTGAAAGTGTAGTTGACTTCCGTTCaagaaatgttttttctagtttcatgAAAGCATTAAATATACTCCCAACTTCAACAGCTGATTGTGAACGAGGGTTTTCCGATATGAATTTGACAATAACTGATTTAAGGACTAgcttaaacattgaaaatgtGTCAGATTTGATGTTCATCTCTATCAATGGCCCTTCAATTGCAGATTTTAATCCTAgaccttatattaaaatttggttaAGAGATCACCGTTCTGCCGTTTCCACTCCTAGAGGTAAAGAAAGAAAAGAAATAGACGACGAAAATAAGAtgcagaaattattttttaacaatttatttaattaa